The nucleotide sequence tccctccgtttttagaTATAAGCttttctaggatttaaattttgtaaacaTAAGTATTTCTAAGATATTAATTCTATGCACGGGaataaaaacatttttagtcAATGTGTTTAGGAGTCAATTTCaaacaattcaaaatttgatCATTTTTCTTTAACCTATTTTTTTGTTAAACACCTTAAAATACTTATATGTaataacggagggagtatatcagtACCCTAAAATACTCATATTCCGACGTTGTACCAAGGCTACACTTTATTCGATTATATGTAAGACGTACGAATACCCATATGCACACTGCATGCTCATAGGGATGGAAGTGAGCGGCAAATCGATAACTTGTACCGAATTTCAATTTAGCACCGACGAGTAAGGACGTTTGTGTGATATCTAAGGtatgtggattttcatccctcgaggggatatcacctcgttgtttgcatgtcatctaaatagttattaaaaaatttgaaaaaaaattgacaacatagattaatatgaaatatatcactctacaaacatgcaagatCAAATTCGATttctacaagttgcaacaaaataacaaattaaactgaaaatagttatcgtgCATTCGcgtatatatttgttatttttgttacaatttgtagaagttgaattttgacttgcatgtttgtgaagtaatatatttcatattaatctatcttactattttttttcaaaaatttttatgactatttaggtGACATGTACGAAACGTGGAGATATCCCCTTGAGGGATGATTTCACTTTCCCATATCTAAGGGATACTACGTACTGCTTCCCCGTGCATCAACTAAACATTGGATCCATATGCTTTCATGCTTTGAAGCTTGAACAAGGCCTCCGTACTTGAGAAGCTAGCTAAGCTCGCTCAATATGCTGATCAGTAAGTACGTCGTGACGACTGATCGACGAGACGGCACGCTAGCTTAAGTTCCCCGGCAACAACCTGAGCCGTGTATCTATGGCGCGTACATATCCGCATCCATCCATTGAGCCGTGCGATCGCGCACAACAAAGTAATTACCCTCTCCACTTCGCTCAGATAATCCTGttccctagctagctagctagtccaGTCGTCCTCTCCACCCACCCCACCGACGCCACTACGCCAAGTGCGCGACGCGACGCGTCtgcccctctcctccccggctCGATCTCTGATCCGCCGCTAGCAGCTGcatgcctcctcctccactggtGTGTGGTGCGCGGGGGTTGTTGCACGTCGGCGTCGCCGTTTCGTGCGTGCGACGACCGGCGCGCCGGCGTACGTGGGCCGGGTCCTCTCCCCGCGCTTTGCCTTGCACGGTCTCGTCCcgtcgcgcgcgcggccggcccCGGCCGACCCGGGCATACTGCAGGCGCAATTGAGGAGCTTTGCGCGGggatggattctaatctctcggGGACGTCCACCCATTTTTTATATGCCatctaaataattatgaaaaaattctaaaaaagtttataagataggttaatatgtaatatatcatctcacaaacatgcaagttgaaATTCGACTTCTGCAAGTTGTAATATGTCAtgttaaattttttgaaaattttttataactatttagatgacatgcaagaaaggggtggacatccacccgagtgtttaaaacagtttcccgcTTTGCGCTGTGGGACATATGGAaaaagaacgagagagagacGTCGAACCAACCAACGTCGAATCGAAATATGTAACCTACGGCTAATGTAATTCGATGATCTTGTCCTGCCGAATGGCAGTGCTAGGTCCATGGAACCCTACAGGCTTGATTTTCAGGAACCCTGCAGGCTTGATTTTCAGCCATaggtaggctgtgtttagttggatccaaagtttagattttggttgaaattggaaataatgtaactaaaaagttgtgtgtatatgataggttgatgtgatagaaaagaactgaagtttagattcaaactttggatctaatcACAGCCATAGTACATCGAACATTCGATCGATCTGGACACCACTACACATGTCAGGTGGCTGTCGGTTTAATTAGAAGCCCGATCGATTGACCCAGTCCACTTCTGCACGACAGGAGCCGATGGTTTCTGTTTGATTTTCTGGTAAGGAGATGAAAGGCTAACTGATCCGACTTAAATTTCGACCCTATGATTTTACCCGTCGAGTAGGTGAGCAGGTTAGACGACACTGATCGACATGACAGATCTCGGTCGTACTGCAACTCGTAAGCATCACACAAAGCTACATGAGCCATGGAAAACTCTGGCCCTATTTGCTTCCTTATCTattagagcatctccagcaaTAGCTCCTATTTTAGAGTCCCTAAAGGTTAAATGGGGGCTGCCCCCATTTCCTCAGGACTCTAAGAATGGTTCTAACTCCAGCAACAACGTCTATTTCTTAGCCcctatttctttttctcctctatTTTATCTTATAATCCATCTTTTATGTTTAGTTTAATATCacaataatgtaaatattaatatttcCAACGCATagaatttaatcaaatttaaattaataatttcaaacaACACAATTAAAttgaaatttgattttttttataatatcacaCTGATATGTGCATATACGTACACTAGTGTGAGTGCATGGATGACTCACTAGAATGCTCGATCAGTCCATCTGTTGCGGCTAGTAGCAGTAGCAGTTCATCCATCCTACACTCAATATCCAAtgatatacatgcatatatggatgcatataatcatatatgagCTGGTCAATATTAAGATATATTATATCCAGTGCATACACGAAACTGCATGAATATATGCAAGGAGATATAGTAGTAGCTCCTTCTAGATCAGCATCAAATCTCAGTTGGCCACTGGCGGCAGATGGTTGTTCACACTTAACAGGAACCAAACCACGTCTCATCGATATGCGGAAAAATCCATGCATACGTGCATCCATGCAGGTGACCAATACTATAGCAGGGCGATGGCCGGATTAGAGCAGAATCACCCGCAacaagacggccggcggcgtgcaAGCAATCGCGCGGGAAGGAGCACGCGTCGTGGAAGCATTCCCCCGCGCCAAAGAATACTGGATAGGGGCTGGGGATAGAGCCCCCAGGCCTAGGGGCTATAGGTGGGAATTTGGGAGGCTTCCTACTTTGGGGCATTAAGTAGGGGCCTGTTAGACTTTATTTTTTAGTCTCAACCTCTCAAAGTTGTTTAAGGTCTGTGTTTAGGAGCTTTACTGAACATGCTCTTAGGGAGTTTCGTCCATCCGCCAACCTCTCATATGGATTACACATGCACCGATATGAGTAATTTTGTTTACGTCATCTGTTTATCTCCCTTACCATACaaaaccacctcgttgaaaaaaaaaacgatggaTTACCAAAAACAATTATTTTTagtatagttgccaaaattgtgtccatgtttagtttgttaccaaattttagtaaatacaCAGTATTgttaacttgccaaaattttggctttaccaaaatttggtaaggtttattttagctataatctgaacatacccttaattatttttttctaaaaaaaatgcccTAAACAGTCTAGGAAAAAACTCAATAATATTAAAGCATAGTTTCAGACCATTAAAATAGGTCTGAAAGAGTGGGAAACTGTTAAAGTAACttgagtggacgtccacccgtttattgtatatcatctaaatagttatggaaaaaattaaaaaaatatgaataagatagatcaatatgtaatatatcaatccacaaacatgcaagttaaaatttaacttctacaaattgtaataaaaataacaaacaaaactcaaattactgTATGTATATTtagaattaaatttattatttttgttacaatttgtagaagttgaatttgaacttgtatatttatggagtgatattacatattgatctatcttgtcaatttttttgaaaatttttcgtaaccatctagttgacatgcaataaacgggtggacgtccactcgagtTATTAGAATCCTCTCCCCTAAAAGAGTATGCCCAAGAGAGTTTCATCCATCCACATGCTTGTCCCTCATCTACCATGCAAAACCATTTTGTCACAAAAAATGGTGAAAGGCCTAAAAACCAACCCTATTGAGAACaccccctcctccccatcccctcctccccctaaCGCGCTAAGcaacttagaaaaaaaactcaacaatGCTAAAGCATGGGTCAGATCATTAATAGGTAGAAAGAAAAAATATGCTCACATCATTTATCCTATGAGTACACATACTTCCTCTATCTctaccacctccaccaccgttAGCAGCTCGAGTAGTGGAAAAGTGTCCGCCTCCCCTCAATGAGCTCcaagacccccccccccctctgagATTGGTGgcctagggtgaaactaataaCAAGGTCCTTAATGTAATATCtaaataaaaaatcaatatatatacatatatgaaatGCTACCAACAAACATTTAAAGTGCATCCAAAAGCAATATTTATATGAAGCACGCCATGCATATTACCTTAAAAAGTTTCTTTGGACATTTATATATGCGAAATCATTGGCTATTGTATCAATATCAATCTCATCTAGCAATTACATCTCAATGCATTAAGGatgtgtttggatggagggattgGCTGGGATAGGATATGGCCGCCCAAATTTTGGAGGTGTTTGGATGGTGGGCGGTACTGGGATATGGCCACCCCCTAGGGAATATTCCCTCTAGATGCCAGTTGTGTGCATCCGGCCGATTCGGCCGAACGGGGCGGCCCAGGACCGCGCGCGACTCGTGCACCTGAAGTGGTCGCGTGCCCTCACCTCCTCCcatccttttctctcttttttctcctcTGTTCTCACCGGTTCACAGTGGCAAACCCTAGCTCTCCTCCCTCATTCGGCGGCGCATCAGGCGGGGTGGTTCGGCGGAGCGGGTGGCCGCGCCGGGGACGAGCGGCAAGCGGGGCGGGCGGCAGGTGTCGGCGGCGCGGGTTCTCGCTCTCTagcggcgcgggcggagggaaccggcggcgcgggtgcTCGCCCTCTagcggcgcgggcggagggAACAGGCAGCGCGGGCGATGACTAcaggtggcgcggcggcgactccaggcaacgcggcggcgactgcaggcggcacggcggcgagtCCACgcggcagctgcggcggcgagtAGAAACAATATCACTCTCTTTGCATTCCTCCTCGTTTGAAGGTATACTACAAATCTGAGCATTGTTCTTGTTTTTTGGGGATTGATTTGTTCAGATCCGAGTGCTATAGTAGTTTCTAAGCATGGGCATGAATGATTATAGAGTGCTATAGTTGCTATTTTGTGATATTTTGTTCAGATCTGAGTGCTATATGTTGTATGACTCAATATATGTGTGCATGAATGTGGTAGACCCGATTTGGTCAAACTTTGGCATTGTAGATGGACAGCAGAACACGGTTTCTGATTTATGCGGCTGCATCATATATGTTGTTGTCAATGATGGCTATGGTTATCGAGTCTAGaaataagaaaaggaaaagggttGCAAGGAGAGAAGGAATTACCTATGGGCCaatagatgagagagataggaAAAGATTTGATTATCTCAATGACAAGATTTGGAAAAACGATACCATCTGTGTGAACATGCTAAGGCTTAAAAGAGCAccttttttctgtttttgtaAACTTTTTAGGGATCGTGGCATGCTTGTGGATACTATACATATGCCTGTTGAAGAGCAAGTGGCTATGTTTTTACATACAATTGGGCACAATGATAGAAATAGGGTAGTTGCCACTAATTTTTATAGGTCCAGTGAAACTGTAAGCCGATATTTCAACCTAGTCCTTCATGCTGTTGGTGAGCTGAGAAAGGAATTAATAAGGCCACCCTCAATAACGACTCCTTCAAAAATATTAGGGAACCCAAGGTGGGATCCTTATTTTAAGGTATGATCCACAACTAGTTGTACACCATTATTTGTAGACGTAAAATTATGcccttttaaattttttacctttttgtgTTCACCAAATAGGATTGTATTGGAGCTATTGATGGCACACATGTACGAGTCTCTGTTACCAAAGATATGGAGCCTTCCTTTCGTGGTAGGAAGGATCATGCTACTCAAAATGTAATGGCAGCTATAGATTTTGACCTTAAGTTCACGTATGTGTTGGCTGGTTGGGAGGGGACAGCACAAGATGCTGTAGTTTTACGTGATGCTATAGAGCGTACAGATGGCCTTCGTGTCCCACAAGGTAATGTAAGTCCAACTTGTGCATAGAAAAATTATTGATAACAACACATTTCACCAACTTGTCCTTATATGTTAGGAAAATTCTACCTAGTTGATGCGGGATATGGAGCAAAACCTAGATTTTTACCCCCTTTTCGTGGTGTGAGGTATCACTTGAATGAGTGGGGGACTAATCCTGTACAGAATGAGAAGGAGCTATTTAATTTGAGGCACTCATCTCTTCGGGTGACCGTTGAGCGTGCATTTGGGTCTCTCAAGAGGAGGTGGAAAATTTTAGATGATGCTACTCCATTTTTTCTCTATCCAACTCAAGTGGATATTGTGGTAGCTTGTTGTATTATTCAGAATTGGATTATAGAAGATGGTGGTGATGATTTTATCATATCAGAGGAAGAATGGATAGCCAACTACAATTATGCAACATCAAGAAGTGGGCAAGCTAGTGAGCATGCATATATGGTTCAGTTCAGGCAGGATACCGCAGACCAAATATGGGAAGATCGTCAAGCTCACCATGGAAATTGAACATTTTAGATTTGTAGTCTATGTATTTGTATGGAACTCTAGGACTTATGTACTCCTTTTTAAGACTTATGTATTTGCTTACATGTATttgcttgctgaaatttattgTTTGCTGAAATTTGTATGCTTGCTGATATTTTTAGTGGTTGCTGAAATTTATATGCAAGCTGAAATTTATATGTTTGCTGAAATTTGTAGTGGTTGTTGAAATATATATGCTTGCTGAAATTTGTATTGGTTGCTGAAATTTATATGCAAGCTGAAATTTATATGTTTGCTGAAATCAATTTCTTTATGCATGCTAGGCAATGGAGGGAAGTGGACAAAGTGATAAGGGTGGACATGTTACATGGACATCTTCAATGTCTACCTACATGCTTGAATACCTCGAGGATATTGTTGCTAGTGGGAACAAAACTTCCTCGGGGTTTAAGCAAGTCCACTTGAAGGCTTGTGCTAAAGCTTTGAATGATCACTTCAATATTAATTTGACTTCAGATCAGATTACTAATCACATTAGGACTTGGAAAAGGAAATATTCTAAGATAGCTGATCTGAGGAAGTTGAGTGCTGCTCTTTCGGATGATGACAATTTTATCATATCACTTGATCATAAACATTATGCAGACCACATCAAGGTATGCCACAACCACACTTACACCATTTTATTGTTACCTGTAGTGGTTGCTGAAATTTATAGTGGTAGTTGAAATTTGTATTGGTTGCTAAAATTTGTAGTGGTTGCTGAAACTTATAGTGGTTGCTGAAATTTATAATGGTTGCTGAAACTTGTATTGGTTGCTGAAATTTTTATTAGTTGCTGAAACTAGTTTTATTATTAAACCATGTTGTAGGATCACAAGGCTGATGCTGAATATCTGAACAAACCTATTCACAATTATAGCAAAATGCTTGTCATATTTGGCAATAGCTTGGCTACAGGGAAATATGCAAAAGGATCAGGTGATCCTCTAGCCACTGAATCTATTCccattgatgatgatgaagaagaagagtaAATTGGTATTGGAAGTGCTGCAGCAACTGGATCAGCTAGTAGAGTTCATGCCCTTAATGAGGAGAATGGTGCATCATCTTCAGCACCCAAACCCAAGAAAGCAAAGACTGCTGCTGCAATTGAAGAGAAAGGGCTGATAGGCGCATTTAAATCTGTTGGTGACAAGCTTGCTGGAGCAATAGTTGAAGCTGGAAAAGAGGCTGCAAAATCTAATAATGAGCTGCCCGATAACCTGTATGAGAGTGTGCATAGCATTCTAGGGTTTGAAGATGCACATCTTACTCATTATCATGCACATCTAGTTGACAATCCTCCAACTGCAAGGGTGTTTGTTACCCTTGCATTTGCTCACAAGGTCACTTGGGTTGCAAGATATATTGCCACCACTTTTAATGGGTGAACTGTGTTGTGATGGTTGTGTGATGCTGTTGGTAGTTGCCCTGTGTTCAACCTTCTTTTGCATACTCAAACAATGAACTATGAGTATTGTGTGATGGTATATGTTAGATGGTAATAGGCCTGCATTCAACCTTATTTTGCATACTCAGACATTAAACTATGAGTATTAAGTGTGATGGCATTTGGTAGATGGTAAATAGGCTTGTGTTAGCCTACTTTTGTCCCTAAACCAGTCACTTGTATTGGATGTATGGTTGATGGTAAAATTCAGATGTGGTGGTTCCATTGGATGATGGTTAATTGATATATTTTTGCATATTTCATTTATGGGAACATATGGCGTGTTGTATGTGTGTGCTCCCCTCCTGTTATGTGTGCTAACTGGTAACACATATGCATGTTaaaaatttctgaaaaaaattgtcTTGGGCTCATGATCCATGGACAAATATGCATATAAGTAACATGAACGCTCATGAGCATCttgtttaattttaattttctgtTCTCAAGGTAGACAACAAATACGTTATGCATTTGATTATTTGTACATGCAACCATCCAATTTTCCAAAGTATACCAGGTAGGAGGTATTCTCACCATTTCCATCCAAAAGGTGATGACAACACTCATCCAtcctaccaaacaaaaaattggcTCACCATATCCACCTTttatccatccaaccaaacaaaaacttgGCTCATCCCATCtatccaaccaaacaaaaaactggatGGCCATATCCCTAAAAAAACTGGATGGCCCAATCCCATCCACCCTTGACCACCATCCAAACACATCCTAAGTGACCAAACCATTTAACCATTTACTTTCTCAATGACATTTTATTAAGAATGGGCTGATAATTGAAAATTTAACATGCTAGTGGTCGAACTTGTATATGTTACCAGCTAAAAAGGTACCAAATTAATTCAAACAATCTAATCTTACCATTTTGTTGATTGCGGTAGTAGCAGATGAGCAAATGCATGGTGGGAAATTGATTCACGTTAGCTTAGCTGAGACCACCTTGGTTGCTACTCTACTACCTACTCGTCTCGTGATGCATGCGGTGACAGTAGTAGtaccaactactccctccgtcccaaaaaaaggcaaaccctggatttccatgtccaactttgactgtccgtcttatatgaattttttttataattcgtatttttattgttgttagatggtaaaacatgattaatattttatgcgtgacttgtctttttaattttttttcataattttttcaaataagacggacggataaatgttgggcacggaaaccagggtttgtcttttttttgggacagagggagtacgtttTTGCCTGATCGCATCACTAATCCAAGGGGTAGGTAGGGCCTCTACTTTTCCAGGGCTAGTGCGGCCGTCCTGCTGCCTACATCTCCTAGGGCTAGGCCTGATgagctccgcctccacctctgtCGGGTAGCCGCAAGATCTGCATTTGTGGTGTGTGTCCTCCCGAAGCACCATCGCTTCCCAGCGCACCTATCCTCTACTGCCGCACCTCTCGGATCTAGGAAGGGAGAGTAGAAGGATGCTTGTGGTGTGAGTGAAGGGATTTGGGAAGGGAGAGATGGTGACAAGAGATGAGGTGAGCAAGGGAAGATGGGGAATTCTACTCGATCTTAGTGGTGCGGCCATCACCAgaagtgtgtgagagagatttTTGCGAGCTCCTCGATCTCGAGCTTGAGGCAAATGTCGGTGGAGATGGAACTCAAGGAGGAGGTGGCAGCCGCGTTGAGGTAGAGCTTGAGGTCGAGCTCAAGCTCGCTTAGGGTGGCATATTTTTCCTTTGCCGAGCACATGGTGGTGGAGTAGGCGGTGGGGCTTGAGGAGATGACAATAGAGGCAAAGCTCGATAAGATGGTGGCGAAGGTGGAGCTCTAGGAGGAGATATTGCACGGAGACATACCTCGTCATATGCAACGAACTTGACGCTCTGGACAGCATAACCGATGATGATGGAAGGACGTGAATTTGGAGCTCAAGGTGACGCATTTATATTGTGCAACTCTAGAGAGTGATATCGTGATGGCGGCTTGAGGCACTGGCAACGAGCTGATGGAGGAGGTGGGGCACAATGCTCGCGAATTGGAGGTAGTGGTGTTGACCTTACTCACCAAGATCGAGCTATCAGCAGCAATCGACAGGTGGCTAGTTCGATCTTGatgagtgagtgagtgaagaTAAAGAGAAGGGAGAACCGTAAACAAGCGGCACATTAATTAACATGTGGGTTCAATGATTttacccaatttttttttactttttggttCACTGGACTGCCACGTTAGCATCAATGTACGCGAAAACCACTCCTATTTTGTTGTTCTCTCTTTTGGATTATTTGATGAGGGCTAAGATGGACTTATCCCCTCGCCGAAATAAGTACGAAACTTTTGGCCCATGTCTAACCTGATGACGGACCAGCCCAATTTCGCTGCCCGTCATGTGGCACGGGCCACCTTGCATTCCCCTCGAAATTGCGGCGTCCTTTCCCCGTTTCCTTCGACGCGTAGCGTAACCCAAAAATCTACCAAAAGCCACCACCGGCGCATCAACTCCGACGAAACCGGCAGCAGGTATCCCGATGGCCTACTAAGCCCCACGACGCTTCGGCGACcgggacgacgacgccgacgacgacgcctcgttctcctcctcctcctcctctccgtctCCCCCTCCGACTACTTCTTCCCCCCACGAGGCTCTCCCAGCTTGCGCGCGCGCACGATGGGATCGCCCATGTCGCGGCCGGCGACTGCGGATGGgagcgcgcgcggaggagggcTAGCCTTGGCTATCGCGGACGAGCTCCCTCAAGGTACGTGTGCCGCTG is from Oryza sativa Japonica Group chromosome 9, ASM3414082v1 and encodes:
- the LOC112936096 gene encoding protein ALP1-like, with the translated sequence MDSRTRFLIYAAASYMLLSMMAMVIESRNKKRKRVARREGITYGPIDERDRKRFDYLNDKIWKNDTICVNMLRLKRAPFFCFCKLFRDRGMLVDTIHMPVEEQVAMFLHTIGHNDRNRVVATNFYRSSETVSRYFNLVLHAVGELRKELIRPPSITTPSKILGNPRWDPYFKDCIGAIDGTHVRVSVTKDMEPSFRGRKDHATQNVMAAIDFDLKFTYVLAGWEGTAQDAVVLRDAIERTDGLRVPQGKFYLVDAGYGAKPRFLPPFRGVRYHLNEWGTNPVQNEKELFNLRHSSLRVTVERAFGSLKRRWKILDDATPFFLYPTQVDIVVACCIIQNWIIEDGGDDFIISEEEWIANYNYATSRSGQASEHAYMVQFRQDTADQIWEDRQAHHGN